ATTCAACGATGGTGAGCCCCGACGCGTAGACACTCGGATTTGGATAAAGATTATTTGTTCATCTAGCTTAAAGCCCATCCCCGTTCCGGAGCGGGCGCTCAGGCTCACCAGGTTGTACCCGGCGCGTTCTCGCTCAAACGGCAGCGGCTCCTGCTCTGGCTGCGGTGACCAGCCAGCAGCAAGAAGATGGGCATTCACCACTGCGATCGGTTCGTTGACCGCCAACGCAGGAGCTCCGGCGGAGTAGCCATCGGATCGGAGAGCCTGCGTCAGAGCTAGTGCGGCTATGGCTCCAGTTTTCGATGTTGCCTGACAAGAGGCCCGCACCATCGACTGGAGGCTGCTCCTGACGACATGACCGCGTGCTCCACGCATCGACTGGATTCCAGCAACAACAGGCGAGGGTGAGGGTTGAGACCCGGGTTGTTTTCAGATTGGCTCGAGAGCATCGAGCAGGGCCTGCAGTTCCGTCTGCGGATCTCGCTGCAACACGGCGATCACATCAGGGCTGGTGGCAGCGGCCTGAGCGATGGCAGCGCCAATGGCACCAGGCAACTGATCCGCCAGCTGCAATCCCATCGCTGTGATCTCCCCGTCAACGGTGACCAAGGCCAGATTGCTCAGCCACTCCATGGCGGTTCGGCAGACGGGGTTCTTGAACGCGATGCACTGCAGCAGTTCGCGGCACTCTGCTGCATACAGAAAGAGCCGCAGGGCGCGGTGCTCGGCCCGCTGGCGAGCGGTGGATGCGGAGGGCTCGATGAGCGCAGCGTTGCCCGGGGCCTTGGCCTGGGTTGAAGCCGGCGCGTCGCACTGGCCCTGGAGAGCCGTGTTCAAGCGCTGCTCCGCCGAGTGGCGCAACACCCCATCGGGCAGCTGCTCAATCAGGGCCTGACCGGCCTGCTCCACCGCTTGGAGAGTCTCCAGTGATGGGGAAGCACTGCCTGCGGCCAGCGGAGCCAGAAGCCGGTCCAGGCGCCACTCCAGCCAATGCCTGGCTGAGGCAATCAAGCCCTCAACAGAGGTTGGACCCTGGCTGCGAATCAAGCCATCGGCGTCCTGGCCCTCGGGCAATTGCACTACCGATGCACTCAAACCACCAGCCACCAACTGCGACTGCAACTGTTCAATCAGGCGTTCGGTGGCGGCCTGACCTGCGCTGTCGCCATCGAGGGCGATCAGCAGGTGCTTCATCCCCTGGCGCCTGAGGAGCTGCAGCTGCAACTCCGACACGCTCGTGCCCAGGCAAGCCACCGCATGGGTGAACCCCGCCTGGTGAAGCTGGATTACATCCAGCGGGCCTTCCACCAACAGCGCGGTGCCTTGCTTACGGATCGCCTCTGCGGCTTGATCCAGGCCGAACACCAACCCATTGCGTTGGAAGAGCAGGTCTCCTGTGCTGTTGCGGTACTTGGGCTCTTGGTTGCCAGTGGCGCGGCCGCAGAAGCCCACGGTCTGGCCGGAGGCGTCGTTGAGGGGGATCACCAGCCGGCCAGAGGCAAACCCGAGCTGCCAGGTGGTAGCGATCTCGGGGCTGATGCCCCGGGAGCGGAGGTAGTCAGCGCCAGCGCCGCCCTGCTCCAGCTGTTGCAATAGGGCCTGGTGGAATTGCTGGCGTTGCTCGCTGCGCTGAGCCATCAACTGACGGCGCTCTCGCCACTCCTGCTCAAAACGCGCCTGCGCCTCAGGGTCACCCTCAGCCACACTCACGCCGGTGCGGCGCGCCAGCTCGAGCACCGCTTCCTGAAAGCTCAATCCCTGCCTGTCCTGCAGCCAGCCGATGGCATCGGTGCCCTTGCCGCAGACAAAGCAGTGCACCCGGTTGCGCGTCGGGCTGACGGATAGCGAGGGATGGCGATCGTCGTGCCAGGGGCAGCGGG
This genomic stretch from Synechococcus sp. HK05 harbors:
- a CDS encoding DNA primase; the protein is MSNGKAGGMAASHRVVAGAGRRAPSGHPTGRPAGLLTPAVLESVRERAQITDLFGPAELKKTGREFVTRCPWHDDRHPSLSVSPTRNRVHCFVCGKGTDAIGWLQDRQGLSFQEAVLELARRTGVSVAEGDPEAQARFEQEWRERRQLMAQRSEQRQQFHQALLQQLEQGGAGADYLRSRGISPEIATTWQLGFASGRLVIPLNDASGQTVGFCGRATGNQEPKYRNSTGDLLFQRNGLVFGLDQAAEAIRKQGTALLVEGPLDVIQLHQAGFTHAVACLGTSVSELQLQLLRRQGMKHLLIALDGDSAGQAATERLIEQLQSQLVAGGLSASVVQLPEGQDADGLIRSQGPTSVEGLIASARHWLEWRLDRLLAPLAAGSASPSLETLQAVEQAGQALIEQLPDGVLRHSAEQRLNTALQGQCDAPASTQAKAPGNAALIEPSASTARQRAEHRALRLFLYAAECRELLQCIAFKNPVCRTAMEWLSNLALVTVDGEITAMGLQLADQLPGAIGAAIAQAAATSPDVIAVLQRDPQTELQALLDALEPI